A single genomic interval of Luteolibacter arcticus harbors:
- a CDS encoding glycoside hydrolase family 95 protein, which produces MKLKFAVVSLVACLTLADSATAADQLWYDKPATTWMTEALPIGNGRIGAMFFGGVEKERIQFNEESMWTGKPFASTHVNDPKLADEALEMMRKGDIAGFNKVGSQIAATSRGGPGYVDPRKYFGAYQAFGDVRLEMKHPEGEATNYRRHLDLSDATGNVRYTVGGVTYQREYFSSFPDRSVVMRLTADKPGQVGFLANLTTPHKKATTRVDSDRLILAGVIANNGLAFEAQLAVRAKGGQVMQAGNALEVTGADEVELILTAATDYKSATAGIYSQHTGEKPEIVCNRDLQAALKKPFAELRRAHVADYQALNKRCALELKGTQDLSQVPTDERLKRAATAPDPELEALIFQYGRYLLISSSRPGTLPANLQGIWNESNSPMWDCDWHTDINVEMNYWPAEVTGLSECHLPLFDLMESLQQTGEGVAKRVFNARGWFAPIYTNPWAYSDNRWNWRGAAGWLSQHAWEHYLYTGDLKFLQETGYPLMKGAALCLFDGLVELDGKLLTGIAESPENTYPGGRYDFGVACDMQIASELFANCIKASKILGTDLDLAKQFADARARLAPPKIGRHGQLQEWNRDVDRAKDGHRHTSHLWAVFPGSEITPQETPKLAEAAEVSLLGRGKAANGWAFPWRSLIYSRLRKNDQAYEWLKAGLGYTRTTGVVYNRGGGMYPNLLGACPPFQIDSNFGSTAAIAEMLLQSHRKDSNGAPLIELLPALPKAWPAGKVIGLRARGGVVVDIEWKDGKVAAYRLSAKHPKPVTLVTNGETKIVTPNSL; this is translated from the coding sequence ATGAAGCTCAAATTCGCCGTCGTCTCCTTGGTCGCCTGTCTGACGCTTGCCGATTCTGCGACCGCCGCTGATCAACTCTGGTACGACAAGCCCGCGACTACTTGGATGACCGAGGCGCTGCCGATCGGCAATGGACGCATCGGGGCGATGTTCTTCGGCGGCGTGGAAAAGGAGCGGATTCAGTTCAATGAAGAGAGCATGTGGACGGGGAAGCCGTTTGCCTCGACTCATGTGAACGATCCGAAGTTGGCGGATGAAGCGCTCGAGATGATGCGCAAGGGGGACATTGCCGGCTTCAATAAGGTGGGCAGCCAGATTGCAGCCACGTCGCGCGGCGGCCCCGGCTACGTCGATCCCCGCAAGTATTTCGGCGCCTATCAGGCTTTCGGCGATGTGAGGTTGGAGATGAAGCACCCGGAGGGGGAAGCGACAAACTATCGCCGCCACTTGGATCTTTCGGATGCGACCGGTAACGTTCGCTACACGGTGGGAGGCGTGACTTACCAACGCGAGTATTTCTCCAGCTTTCCCGACCGTTCGGTGGTGATGCGTCTGACCGCGGACAAGCCGGGACAGGTAGGTTTCCTCGCCAATCTAACAACCCCGCACAAGAAAGCCACCACCCGTGTGGATAGCGACCGGCTGATCCTTGCCGGTGTGATCGCGAACAATGGCCTGGCCTTCGAGGCTCAATTGGCGGTGCGCGCGAAGGGCGGCCAGGTCATGCAGGCGGGCAATGCGCTAGAAGTCACCGGCGCGGACGAGGTGGAGCTGATTCTAACAGCGGCGACGGATTACAAGAGTGCCACCGCGGGCATTTACTCCCAACACACCGGCGAGAAGCCGGAGATCGTCTGCAACCGCGATCTGCAAGCCGCGCTGAAAAAGCCCTTTGCTGAACTGCGCCGCGCGCATGTCGCCGACTATCAGGCGCTGAACAAACGTTGCGCGCTGGAACTCAAAGGCACGCAGGATCTTTCCCAAGTGCCGACGGACGAGCGGCTAAAACGAGCCGCGACGGCGCCGGATCCCGAACTCGAGGCGCTCATTTTCCAATACGGCCGCTACCTCCTGATCAGCAGCTCGCGCCCGGGCACCCTGCCGGCGAATTTGCAAGGCATCTGGAACGAGTCCAACTCCCCGATGTGGGACTGCGATTGGCACACCGACATCAATGTGGAGATGAACTACTGGCCCGCGGAGGTGACCGGCCTCTCCGAATGCCACCTGCCGCTCTTCGATCTGATGGAATCGCTGCAGCAAACCGGCGAAGGGGTGGCCAAGCGGGTATTCAATGCGCGCGGCTGGTTCGCGCCGATTTATACCAATCCTTGGGCCTACAGCGACAACCGCTGGAACTGGCGCGGCGCGGCTGGCTGGCTCAGCCAGCACGCGTGGGAGCACTACCTCTACACGGGTGATCTGAAGTTTCTCCAGGAAACCGGCTATCCGCTCATGAAGGGTGCTGCCCTCTGCCTGTTCGATGGACTGGTCGAGCTGGATGGCAAGCTGCTGACCGGCATCGCCGAATCCCCGGAAAACACCTATCCGGGTGGCCGCTATGACTTCGGAGTGGCGTGCGACATGCAGATCGCGAGCGAGCTATTCGCCAACTGCATCAAGGCGTCGAAAATCCTGGGAACAGACCTGGACCTTGCCAAGCAGTTCGCCGATGCGCGCGCTCGGTTGGCACCGCCGAAGATCGGCCGCCACGGTCAGCTCCAGGAGTGGAACCGCGATGTGGACCGCGCCAAGGATGGTCACCGGCACACCTCTCATCTGTGGGCGGTCTTCCCCGGCAGCGAGATCACCCCGCAGGAAACGCCAAAGCTCGCGGAGGCCGCTGAAGTTTCCCTGTTAGGTCGCGGCAAGGCTGCCAACGGGTGGGCATTCCCGTGGCGAAGCCTGATTTATTCCCGCTTGCGAAAAAACGACCAAGCCTACGAATGGCTCAAGGCCGGACTCGGCTACACTCGGACCACTGGAGTGGTGTACAACCGCGGGGGCGGTATGTATCCGAACCTGTTGGGCGCCTGCCCTCCCTTCCAGATCGACAGCAATTTCGGCAGCACCGCCGCGATCGCCGAGATGCTGCTTCAATCGCACCGCAAGGATTCGAACGGTGCTCCGCTCATCGAATTGCTTCCTGCCCTGCCCAAGGCCTGGCCCGCTGGCAAAGTCATCGGCCTGCGTGCCCGCGGCGGGGTGGTCGTCGACATCGAATGGAAGGACGGTAAAGTTGCAGCCTATCGCCTGTCAGCCAAGCACCCAAAGCCGGTGACACTTGTGACGAATGGCGAAACCAAAATCGTTACTCCCAACTCGCTCTAA
- a CDS encoding helix-turn-helix transcriptional regulator, producing the protein MADVLMMSVETVRWHFKEIYEKLHVRCRTEAAVKFLGMRVPDSGSTEK; encoded by the coding sequence ATTGCAGACGTACTGATGATGAGCGTCGAAACCGTCCGCTGGCACTTCAAGGAGATTTACGAAAAGCTCCATGTCCGCTGCCGAACCGAGGCGGCGGTGAAGTTCTTGGGGATGAGAGTTCCGGATTCAGGCTCCACGGAGAAGTAG
- a CDS encoding LamG-like jellyroll fold domain-containing protein: protein MPPKADAGKGFSIVGLLPATAISIIRRVRLAYIPALSLFTANAATLPDDVLLKVTVSGTTKTLNLHKRTTRAKDFKLFVWDATNGYKETPSPEVRTFRGTVTEDPNALVVATIDSKNIVRAYCFDMEQTPNTLWYAKDEVASQLADPRTPSPMPPQAVAAPRGGSGGLPLIGPKLPAGTSAPVGDAGAPLVAVNYGDIVAYELGADLPLGAYNHAGGNVEDTLLNYELEGLIYEQMLLRSCLVLLTHSTVVVRKEKFYGPDPGDAKPYLLGPEWNRKDGPLRDARWDCMWGWGQNGGSSSSSMGHGHGVGAGALYHENTHNWSASHLGYQADTQGGNHPSIGPITGQRMLEVRRKGIDAGWFPKADAYPDPVFPYTHPDAVRVSVDTARDIDVLANDWDANGDQLTISEWTRTTRQGGSVARNEDGTLHYVPAPGFVGKDVIVYTAQDDSVMKLKTKDLVHIEVVNNGLMAEYKFDETTGNVAKNSAPHAHASTDASILSGNFATDSVPAPMGRGVFSPGNVATQTGNDDSGYGGLRVGRGKLTPNDLVLDGRTPFENAVNKNGCCFDPLDGDQTFETWYRCDDYSLGNAAIVSKGWGGEQNYGWNMGINPVTGCGYRLRTYWHPFHASAPKKNLDSPVQDFVPGRWYHIVSVFDRTLNEVRLYLDGVKVATQANAFSPGDIIFDGRRPVILGGSQKKRHCLSNTRIYSRALSDPDVQARYGAPGKKPKFLEPSIEVAVHTDFGMKKSLWAWIWTGVGSAPAFSKVSGPAWLSVNANGELTGRPSTSNVGLTSAVIRMSNEHGASDLKVNLTVAPARLRARWHFDEGNGSAAEDSSGNGKTLTLAGATWKRPSREGAFSLAFEGESKQSAEAPALDVNGGFTIAVWINPSTRTGKDTIISQQGSYAFKLVGSALELGIPKVVNQTSGGGHIVANRWQHVAVSFVPGDPEGIKFYVNGSLKATKPASDIQQTDHPTLLGKSVDWVNDYFDGGLDDMRVYGTVLGREEIRTLAAEYPTCTAPVLPPKLKRPLAIPGEDYHATLAGSAVDPDACTVLSYAKVSGPDWLKIAPDGTLGGKPSASDIGMNSFDVSVTDVTGLSDTGTLNIPVNRFLAAHWKLDEGAGTTSVDASGSANNLTFFNGATWGSPVVGASCLSLSGPGHRNQHAKAAAVNTSGGLTLAAWIHPTTLEGDHSIVTQISSYGFVTKGTGLSFRIPGRAACDTEAGLLTANQWQHVLVTFDPGSAGGVKFYVNGALKGTVDPAGDLPQNSQITYLGCTYGSDHTLFQGSLDDVRIYSAPMGGGDVMKLYKAYPAPAASNADR, encoded by the coding sequence TTGCCTCCGAAAGCGGATGCCGGCAAAGGCTTCAGCATCGTTGGGCTGCTTCCCGCGACGGCGATTTCGATCATCCGCCGCGTAAGGTTGGCATACATTCCGGCATTGAGCTTGTTCACGGCAAACGCCGCCACGCTGCCGGATGACGTTCTGCTCAAGGTCACGGTGAGTGGTACGACCAAGACGCTCAATCTTCACAAGCGCACCACCCGCGCGAAAGATTTCAAGCTGTTCGTCTGGGATGCCACCAACGGCTACAAGGAGACTCCCAGCCCCGAAGTGCGGACCTTCCGGGGTACCGTGACTGAGGATCCGAATGCTCTCGTCGTCGCCACGATCGACAGCAAGAACATCGTTCGGGCTTACTGCTTCGACATGGAACAGACGCCCAACACCCTTTGGTACGCCAAGGACGAGGTGGCGTCCCAACTGGCTGACCCGAGGACGCCTTCGCCGATGCCGCCTCAGGCCGTCGCCGCGCCCCGTGGCGGAAGTGGCGGCCTACCGCTGATTGGCCCGAAACTGCCCGCCGGAACCTCGGCCCCGGTGGGTGACGCCGGTGCCCCTCTTGTGGCCGTGAATTATGGAGACATCGTAGCGTATGAACTTGGGGCGGATCTACCGCTCGGGGCTTATAATCACGCGGGTGGAAACGTGGAGGACACGCTCCTCAACTACGAACTCGAGGGGCTGATCTATGAACAGATGCTGCTACGAAGTTGCCTGGTGCTACTGACTCACTCGACCGTGGTAGTCCGCAAGGAGAAGTTCTACGGTCCCGATCCGGGCGACGCCAAACCCTACCTGCTCGGGCCCGAATGGAATAGGAAGGATGGCCCGCTTCGAGACGCCCGGTGGGATTGCATGTGGGGTTGGGGGCAGAATGGCGGCAGTTCTTCCAGCTCGATGGGCCATGGTCACGGGGTGGGCGCGGGCGCGCTCTACCACGAGAACACCCACAACTGGAGCGCCTCCCATCTAGGTTATCAGGCGGACACCCAAGGCGGCAACCATCCCTCCATCGGACCCATCACCGGGCAGAGGATGCTTGAGGTTCGCAGAAAAGGTATCGACGCGGGATGGTTTCCCAAGGCGGATGCCTATCCCGATCCGGTCTTCCCATACACTCATCCGGATGCCGTGCGGGTGTCCGTGGACACGGCCCGGGATATCGACGTGCTGGCCAATGACTGGGACGCCAATGGCGATCAACTGACCATTTCCGAGTGGACTCGTACCACCCGGCAGGGTGGGAGCGTCGCCCGGAACGAGGACGGCACCCTGCATTACGTGCCCGCCCCCGGCTTTGTCGGTAAAGACGTGATTGTTTACACGGCGCAGGACGACTCCGTCATGAAGCTGAAGACGAAGGACCTCGTGCACATCGAGGTGGTGAACAACGGACTGATGGCCGAGTATAAGTTCGACGAAACCACCGGTAACGTCGCTAAAAACAGTGCTCCCCATGCCCATGCCTCCACGGACGCCTCCATCCTGAGCGGGAACTTCGCCACCGATTCAGTTCCGGCCCCGATGGGGCGAGGGGTGTTTTCTCCGGGAAACGTGGCGACGCAGACGGGCAATGATGATTCCGGTTATGGCGGGCTTCGTGTGGGCCGGGGGAAGCTGACCCCCAACGATTTGGTGTTGGATGGCCGCACGCCGTTTGAAAACGCGGTCAACAAGAACGGCTGCTGTTTTGACCCCCTCGATGGGGATCAAACCTTCGAGACTTGGTACCGCTGCGATGACTACTCGCTGGGAAATGCCGCCATCGTCTCCAAGGGTTGGGGGGGCGAGCAAAACTACGGATGGAACATGGGCATCAATCCGGTGACGGGTTGCGGCTACCGGTTGAGAACCTATTGGCACCCTTTCCATGCGTCCGCGCCGAAGAAGAATCTCGATTCCCCCGTGCAGGACTTCGTCCCCGGCCGGTGGTATCACATCGTCAGCGTGTTTGACCGGACCTTGAATGAAGTCCGGTTGTATCTCGACGGTGTCAAGGTCGCCACCCAGGCCAACGCCTTTTCGCCCGGCGATATCATCTTCGACGGACGCCGTCCCGTCATTCTGGGAGGCTCCCAGAAGAAGCGGCACTGCTTGAGCAACACGCGGATTTATTCGCGGGCTCTGTCCGATCCGGATGTTCAGGCGCGTTACGGTGCCCCCGGGAAAAAACCGAAATTTCTAGAGCCCTCGATCGAGGTTGCAGTCCACACGGACTTCGGAATGAAAAAATCCCTGTGGGCTTGGATTTGGACCGGAGTGGGAAGCGCTCCAGCTTTTTCCAAGGTAAGCGGGCCAGCGTGGCTGAGCGTCAATGCAAATGGCGAACTGACCGGCAGGCCCTCAACGTCTAACGTTGGATTGACCAGCGCGGTGATCCGGATGAGCAACGAACACGGAGCCTCCGACCTCAAGGTGAACCTCACAGTAGCACCTGCCCGGTTGCGCGCGCGTTGGCATTTCGATGAAGGCAACGGCTCGGCGGCGGAGGATTCCTCCGGCAACGGGAAAACTCTTACGCTGGCGGGTGCGACTTGGAAGCGGCCGAGCCGTGAAGGTGCCTTCAGTCTGGCCTTCGAAGGCGAGTCAAAGCAATCCGCAGAGGCACCCGCGCTCGATGTGAACGGCGGTTTCACGATTGCAGTTTGGATCAATCCTTCCACCCGGACGGGCAAGGACACGATCATTTCCCAGCAGGGTAGCTATGCGTTCAAGCTCGTCGGCTCTGCGCTGGAGTTGGGAATTCCGAAGGTGGTCAACCAGACTTCCGGCGGCGGTCACATTGTTGCCAATCGATGGCAGCACGTTGCCGTTTCGTTTGTCCCCGGGGATCCCGAGGGAATCAAGTTCTACGTCAATGGCTCCTTGAAAGCGACCAAACCGGCGTCCGACATCCAGCAAACCGACCATCCCACCCTGCTGGGAAAATCGGTGGACTGGGTGAACGATTACTTCGATGGCGGTCTCGATGACATGCGCGTCTATGGTACGGTTCTGGGGCGGGAAGAGATCCGAACCCTCGCCGCAGAATACCCGACCTGCACCGCTCCGGTGCTACCCCCGAAACTGAAGCGGCCGCTCGCCATACCGGGTGAGGACTATCACGCGACGCTTGCCGGTTCCGCCGTCGACCCGGATGCGTGCACCGTCCTCTCTTACGCCAAGGTCAGTGGTCCCGATTGGCTCAAAATCGCTCCGGACGGCACCTTGGGCGGCAAGCCCTCGGCAAGTGACATCGGAATGAATTCCTTCGACGTAAGCGTTACCGATGTGACGGGACTGTCCGACACCGGCACTTTGAACATTCCGGTCAACCGCTTCCTTGCCGCCCATTGGAAACTCGACGAGGGAGCCGGCACGACTTCCGTCGACGCGTCGGGTTCCGCAAACAATCTCACCTTTTTCAACGGCGCGACTTGGGGCTCTCCGGTGGTTGGTGCGTCATGCCTGTCCTTGTCCGGACCGGGCCACCGCAACCAACATGCCAAGGCGGCGGCCGTGAATACGAGCGGAGGACTCACCCTCGCCGCATGGATTCATCCGACGACCCTCGAGGGAGATCACTCGATTGTCACCCAGATCAGCAGCTACGGGTTTGTCACCAAGGGCACGGGCTTGTCCTTTCGCATTCCCGGCAGGGCCGCCTGTGACACGGAGGCCGGATTACTGACCGCCAACCAGTGGCAGCATGTCCTTGTGACCTTCGATCCCGGTAGCGCAGGAGGGGTGAAGTTCTATGTCAACGGAGCGCTGAAAGGAACCGTGGATCCCGCGGGGGATCTGCCCCAAAATAGCCAGATCACTTACCTTGGCTGCACTTATGGCTCCGACCACACGCTGTTTCAGGGTTCTCTTGACGACGTCCGGATTTACAGCGCCCCGATGGGGGGCGGCGATGTAATGAAGCTCTACAAAGCCTATCCGGCTCCTGCCGCGTCGAATGCGGATAGATAA
- a CDS encoding PEP-CTERM sorting domain-containing protein (PEP-CTERM proteins occur, often in large numbers, in the proteomes of bacteria that also encode an exosortase, a predicted intramembrane cysteine proteinase. The presence of a PEP-CTERM domain at a protein's C-terminus predicts cleavage within the sorting domain, followed by covalent anchoring to some some component of the (usually Gram-negative) cell surface. Many PEP-CTERM proteins exhibit an unusual sequence composition that includes large numbers of potential glycosylation sites. Expression of one such protein has been shown restore the ability of a bacterium to form floc, a type of biofilm.) — translation MKNTLATVLTLAASLACSSAAVVSISPLTNPSFEGPAKADGVQDETMTGWTSSPDGSRVENPATTLFGNQFAGNTTNVPNGIQDFVLFRTSTGGLGSAYQALQGTTGANPITHILTANEAAGQTIQVTFWAGRGLLLNTYEDTNMGFTVGLQGGTTFTTYASASYEKLGSTGFGTALNLAKNEWRQITVDFTMPGAPTNGSENLVLSFGLTGANATSIHLDNVSVTLIPEPASASLLGLAGMLGLMARRRR, via the coding sequence ATGAAGAATACCCTCGCCACCGTCCTCACCCTTGCTGCCAGCCTCGCTTGCAGTTCGGCCGCCGTCGTTTCGATCAGCCCTCTCACAAACCCATCGTTCGAGGGTCCCGCCAAAGCGGATGGCGTCCAGGACGAGACGATGACCGGCTGGACCAGCAGTCCCGACGGGTCACGGGTGGAGAACCCGGCCACGACCTTGTTTGGCAACCAGTTTGCCGGCAACACGACCAATGTTCCCAACGGCATACAGGATTTTGTCCTGTTCCGGACTTCAACAGGTGGACTCGGGAGTGCCTACCAAGCCCTCCAGGGCACCACCGGGGCCAACCCGATCACCCACATCCTGACCGCCAACGAGGCCGCGGGACAGACCATTCAGGTAACCTTCTGGGCCGGGCGCGGGTTGCTCCTCAACACCTACGAGGACACCAATATGGGCTTTACCGTCGGACTTCAGGGCGGCACGACCTTCACCACCTATGCGTCCGCCTCTTACGAGAAACTTGGAAGCACCGGCTTCGGCACTGCCCTCAATCTGGCCAAGAACGAGTGGCGTCAAATAACGGTGGATTTCACCATGCCGGGAGCGCCTACCAACGGATCCGAAAACCTGGTGCTGTCCTTCGGCCTGACCGGTGCCAATGCCACTTCCATCCATCTCGACAATGTGAGCGTCACGCTCATCCCCGAGCCTGCCTCCGCCAGCCTTCTCGGCCTCGCCGGGATGCTGGGCCTCATGGCCCGTCGGCGGAGATAA
- a CDS encoding carbohydrate-binding protein: MNFPYRIVAVLAAACLAASATEYHVSPAGNDANQGSSVAMLKTISEGARRAQPGDTITVHEGVYRERIDPPRGGTDDAHRIVYQAAPGENVVIKGSEPATGWVHEANDTWKLTLPNSSFGLFNPFNVRLRGDWFIDNGRVHHCGSVFLNGHWLTETTTSALALQPAGATPLWHADVDGGGYLLNVSWMRPVIGAAPAGRVDTINYTTRNGVMPAASSEGGQCLGYIEDGDWARYASVNFGTETTQVQFRVASQVGGGIIEVHAGSPTGSLLGSCPVPSTGGWQTWQTVTADIAPTSGVQSLCLVFRSKQFATGNTTIRAQFKGVDPNVSNVEISARDSVFYPSLPELDFITVRGFTMEQAATQWEVPNGEQFALIGTHWSKGWVIEDNVIRYSTCAGVSLGKYGDRWDSTSGNTATAFEDTIDRALADGWSKEHVGSHIVRNNEISNCEQVGICGGFGGAFSTITGNAIHDIHIRRLFSGWEMGGIKFHGAIDTEISANHIFRCCRGIWLDWMTQGTHVTRNLFHDNDWQEDLYVEVNHGPFLVDHNVFLSSRCLKDKSQGGAYAHNLFAGAIESSNDTRVTPFFAPHSTELVGTSNIKGGDSRYYNNLFVGAVSLGNYNNTILPVSMNGNVFVKGAVSSTRETTPIVSSSFDPGLQLRRESDGFYLDITLDGTWDDQRTRSRVTSLLLGSAAIPNAPFEQADGSPYQLDTDYLGVARNTGNPFPGPFELPAGGAFSVKVSSTLEPAGPAATLLTVSPLAGSSFEAPAKADGVQDEIMTGWTNSASGSRVENPNTGLFSNQFNGNTTNVPDGIQDLALFKSSTGDLGWAYQVIQGTTSANPAVHSLTGEEAAGRTFRITFQAGRGLTANTYQDTNMRFTVGLQAQNSASFHAKADYEKLGTTGFGTALNLAKGEWKQVSVDLTMPDLPFSGSEPVAFVFALNAANANATAIQLDAVSIELLAEPQPLIVTACGFNGGAFELTVTGFDTGKQYLLKRATNLESFESVGSAFTPLGVTAIITDPSPPASRAFYRVEEAP; this comes from the coding sequence ATGAACTTTCCATATCGCATCGTCGCAGTTCTTGCGGCGGCATGCCTAGCCGCTTCGGCCACCGAATATCACGTCTCACCGGCGGGGAATGATGCCAACCAAGGCTCTTCCGTAGCCATGCTGAAGACCATTTCGGAGGGGGCGAGGCGGGCCCAGCCGGGTGACACGATAACCGTCCATGAAGGGGTCTATCGTGAACGCATCGACCCGCCTCGCGGCGGGACCGACGATGCCCACCGCATCGTCTATCAGGCCGCACCCGGGGAAAACGTTGTCATTAAGGGATCGGAGCCTGCCACCGGCTGGGTCCATGAGGCCAACGACACCTGGAAACTCACCCTGCCCAACAGCAGTTTCGGGTTGTTCAACCCATTCAACGTCCGCCTTCGCGGCGATTGGTTCATCGACAACGGCAGGGTGCATCACTGTGGCTCGGTTTTCCTTAACGGGCACTGGTTGACCGAAACGACCACCAGCGCCTTGGCGCTCCAGCCAGCCGGTGCCACCCCGCTGTGGCATGCCGATGTCGACGGCGGTGGTTATTTGTTGAACGTCTCCTGGATGCGACCGGTGATCGGTGCAGCACCCGCCGGGCGCGTTGACACGATCAACTATACCACACGCAACGGCGTGATGCCGGCCGCTTCAAGCGAGGGAGGCCAATGCCTCGGTTACATCGAGGATGGTGACTGGGCTCGCTATGCTTCGGTGAATTTCGGAACCGAAACGACCCAAGTCCAATTCCGCGTCGCGTCGCAAGTCGGCGGCGGGATCATCGAGGTGCATGCCGGTTCCCCCACTGGTAGCCTGCTCGGCTCCTGTCCGGTCCCGAGCACCGGCGGCTGGCAAACGTGGCAAACCGTCACGGCGGACATCGCGCCGACCAGTGGGGTGCAGTCGCTTTGCCTGGTGTTCCGGTCAAAACAATTTGCGACGGGTAACACTACCATCCGCGCTCAGTTCAAGGGAGTGGATCCAAATGTCTCGAACGTGGAGATCAGCGCGCGCGATTCCGTGTTCTACCCATCCCTTCCGGAACTGGATTTCATCACCGTTCGGGGCTTCACCATGGAGCAAGCCGCGACCCAGTGGGAGGTGCCCAATGGCGAGCAGTTCGCGCTCATCGGCACTCATTGGAGCAAAGGCTGGGTGATTGAGGACAATGTCATCCGCTATTCGACCTGCGCCGGCGTGAGCCTCGGCAAATACGGCGACCGCTGGGATAGCACCTCGGGAAACACGGCGACCGCTTTCGAGGATACGATCGATCGCGCGCTCGCGGACGGCTGGAGCAAGGAGCATGTCGGTAGCCACATTGTCCGGAACAACGAGATCTCGAATTGCGAGCAGGTTGGCATTTGCGGTGGTTTCGGGGGTGCTTTTAGCACTATCACCGGCAATGCCATCCATGACATTCACATCCGGCGCTTGTTCTCTGGTTGGGAAATGGGTGGTATCAAGTTCCATGGAGCGATCGACACCGAGATCAGCGCCAACCACATTTTCCGATGCTGTCGTGGAATCTGGCTCGACTGGATGACCCAAGGCACTCATGTCACCCGCAATCTGTTTCACGACAACGACTGGCAGGAGGATCTTTACGTCGAGGTCAATCACGGGCCGTTCTTGGTGGATCACAACGTCTTCCTATCCAGCAGATGTCTTAAGGACAAATCCCAGGGTGGGGCGTATGCCCACAATCTCTTCGCCGGCGCGATCGAGAGTTCAAACGACACCCGTGTCACCCCTTTCTTCGCGCCTCATTCCACTGAGTTGGTAGGCACCTCCAACATCAAGGGAGGAGATAGCAGGTATTATAATAATCTCTTCGTCGGAGCCGTCTCTCTAGGCAACTACAACAACACGATTCTGCCCGTATCGATGAACGGCAACGTTTTCGTCAAGGGAGCCGTTTCCTCGACGCGGGAGACGACGCCGATCGTCTCCTCATCCTTTGATCCCGGCCTGCAGTTGCGGCGGGAGTCCGATGGCTTCTATCTCGATATCACGCTCGACGGAACTTGGGATGACCAGCGGACACGCTCGCGAGTCACCTCCCTCCTGCTGGGCAGCGCAGCCATCCCCAATGCACCGTTCGAGCAGGCCGATGGCAGTCCCTATCAGCTCGATACCGACTACCTGGGAGTGGCGAGGAATACCGGAAACCCTTTCCCGGGACCATTCGAACTGCCAGCCGGGGGGGCATTTTCGGTCAAGGTCTCTTCGACCCTGGAGCCGGCTGGGCCTGCCGCCACGTTGCTAACGGTCTCGCCGCTCGCGGGTTCTTCGTTTGAGGCACCCGCCAAAGCGGATGGGGTGCAGGACGAAATCATGACGGGCTGGACAAACTCTGCCTCAGGATCACGGGTGGAAAACCCGAACACCGGCTTGTTCAGTAATCAGTTCAATGGCAACACGACCAATGTCCCTGACGGGATCCAGGACTTAGCCCTGTTCAAGTCGTCGACGGGCGACCTTGGCTGGGCCTACCAAGTCATACAAGGCACCACCTCGGCCAACCCGGCGGTTCACTCCCTCACCGGCGAGGAGGCGGCGGGAAGGACCTTTCGCATTACCTTCCAAGCCGGCCGCGGGTTGACCGCCAACACTTATCAGGACACCAACATGCGTTTCACCGTCGGTCTCCAGGCGCAGAACTCCGCGAGCTTCCATGCCAAGGCCGACTACGAGAAACTGGGAACCACGGGCTTCGGCACCGCGCTCAATCTGGCGAAAGGTGAGTGGAAACAGGTGAGCGTCGATCTCACAATGCCGGACCTCCCCTTCAGCGGCTCGGAGCCGGTGGCGTTCGTCTTCGCGCTGAACGCGGCCAACGCCAACGCCACTGCCATTCAGCTCGACGCGGTGAGCATTGAACTGCTTGCCGAACCCCAGCCCCTGATAGTGACCGCCTGCGGCTTCAACGGCGGAGCTTTCGAACTGACCGTCACTGGCTTCGATACCGGCAAGCAATACCTGTTGAAGCGAGCCACCAACCTCGAGTCCTTCGAGTCTGTCGGAAGCGCCTTCACGCCCCTCGGTGTGACCGCTATAATCACCGATCCCTCACCACCCGCTTCCCGGGCTTTTTACCGCGTGGAGGAAGCTCCCTGA